Below is a window of Synergistetes bacterium HGW-Synergistetes-1 DNA.
ACCAGAATCAAACGGAGAGTTTGATCCTGGCTCAGGACGAACGCTGGCGGCGTGCTTAACACATGCAAGTCGAACGGGAGTACTTTGAAAGCTTGCTGATAAGTACTTTAGTGGCGGACGGGTGAGTAACGCGTGAGGAGCTGTCTTATGCAGGGGGACAACAGTTGGAAACGGCTGCTAATACCCCATAAGCCGAGAGGTAAAAGGAGCAATCCGGCAGAGGAGGTACTCGCGTCCTATCAGCTAGTAGGTTGGGTAACGGCCGACCTAGGCGAAGACGGGTAGCCGGCCTGAGAGGGCGAACGGCCACACTGGAACTGAGATACGGTCCAGACTCCTACGGGAGGCAGCAGTGGGGAATATTGGGCAATGGGGGGAACCCTGACCCAGCGACGCCGCGTGGGTGAAGAAATCCTTCGGGATGTAAAGCCCTGTTGTATGGGAAGAGCAGAAGACGGTACCATACGAGGAAGCCCCGGCAAACTACGTGCCAGCAGCCGCGGTAATACGTAGGGGGCAAGCGTTGTCCGGAATTACTGGGCGTAAAGCGCACGCAGGCTGAATTATAAGTCGGTAGTCAAAGGCGGAGGCTCAACTTCCGTTTATCTATCGAAACTGTAAATCTAGAGTATGTGAGAGGGAAGTGGAATTCCCGGTGTAGCGGTGAAATGCGTAGATATCGGGAGGAACACCAGTGGCGAAGGCGGCTTCCTGGCACAATACTGACGCTCATGTGCGAAAGCTAGGGTAGCGAACGGGATTAGATACCCCGGTAGTCCTAGCCGTAAACGATGGATACTAGGTGTGGGTGTCGCAGGGCATCCGTGCCGCAGCTAACGCGTTAAGTATCCCGCCTGGGGACTACGGTCGCAAGACTGAAACTCAAAGGAATTGACGGGGGCCCGCACAAGCGGTGGAGCACGTGGTTTAATTCGATGCAAACCGAAGAACCTTACCTGGGTTTGACATGCAGGTGGTAGCGAAGAGAGATCTGAGCGACTCTGCAGTAATGTAGAGAGCCTGCACAGGTGCTGCATGGCTGTCGTCAGCTCGTGTCGTGAGATGTTGGGTTAAGTCCCGCAACGAGCGCAACCCCTATTGCCAGTTGCTAACAGGAGAGCTGAGCACTCTGGCGAGACTGCCGCCGACAAGGCGGAGGAAGGTGGGGATGACGTCAAGTCATCATGGCCTTTATGCCCAGGGCTACACACGTGCTACAATGGCCGGCACAGACGGCAGCTTAGTGGCGACACTTGGCAAATCCTCTAAAGCCGGTCCCAGTTCGGATTGTAGTCTGCAACTCGACTACATGAAGCCGGAATCGCTAGTAATCGCAGATCAGCCAAGCTGCGGTGAATACGTTCCCGGGCCTTGTACACACCGCCCGTCACACCACCCGAGTTGGGGGCACCCGAAGCCGCAGGCTTAACCCGTAAGGGAAAGAAGCGTCTAAGGTGCGCCGAGTAAGGGGGGTGAAGTCGTAACAAGGTAGCCGTACCGGAAGGTGCGGCTGGATCACCTCCTTTCTAAGGAGCAACAAANNNNNNNNNNNNNNNNNNNNNNNNNNNNNNNNNNNNNNNNNNNNNNNNNNNNNNNNNNNNNNNNAAAGGTCAATAAAGGATTTATGAGGTTAAGGTACAAAGGGCACGCGGGGAATGCCTTGGCGCCAGATGCCGAAGAAAGACGCAGCCAGCTGCGAAAAGCCGCGGGGAGGAGCAAGCATCCCGTGATCCGCGGATATCTGAATGGGGAAACCTGCATGGAGCAGTCCATGCGCCCTTTACGAGGGCGGCAACCCGGTGAAGTGAAACATCTCAGTAACCGGAGGAAGAGAAATCGTAAGAGATGCCCCAAGTAGTGGTGAGCGAAAGGGGTAAAGCCTAAACCGAATGCATGCCAAGCCTGCAGGCGTTGTGCATACGGTGTAGCGGGATCCATGAGCGGAGTGTTGCAGAACTCCGGTGGAGTTACAAAGTGTTTTTATAGCTGAATCGTGTTGGGAAAACGAGCCGCAGAGGGTGAAAGCCCCGTAAGCGAAATGAAAGCACCTCCATTAATGGACACCCAAGTAGTGCGGAGCACGTGAAATTCCGTATGAATCAGGGCCGACCACGGTCCAAGGCTAAATACATCTGGCGACCGATAGTGAAGCAGTACCGAGAGGGAAAGGTGAAAAGCACCCCTGACGGGGAGTGAAATAGACCTGAAACCGCGTGCTTACAAGCAGTCGGAGCATCTTAGGATGTGACGGCGTGCCTCTTGGAAAATGAGCCGTCGAGTTATGGTATGTGGCGAGGATAAGAACTACGAGGTTTGGATCCGTAGGGAAACCGAGTCTGAACAGGGCGCAAGTCGCATGCTATAGACCCGAAGCCATACGATCTATCCATGTCCAGGTTGAAGACCGGGTAACACCGGTTGGAGGACCGAACCACAGACTGTTGAAAAAGTCCTGGATGAGGTGTGGATAGGAGTGAAAAGCTAATCGAGTATGGTGATAGCTGGTTCTCCCCGAAATGCATTGAGGTGCAGCCTCGTTTAGTGGATTTATGGGGGGTAGAGCACTGAATGAGTAAGGGGGTCGATGGACCTACCGAGCTCAATCAAACTCCGAATACCCATAATATTCGAACGGGAGTGAGACTACGGGTGCGAAGATTCGTGGTCGAAAGGGAAACAGCCCAGCCCGACAGCTAAGGTCCCAAAGCCTGTGCTAAGTGTTACAAGGATGTGGGGAAGCAAAGACAGCCAGGAGGTTGGCTCAGAAGCAGCCACCCTTGAAAGAGTGCGTAACAGCTCACTGGTCGAGCGTCCCTGCGCCAAAAATGTGGGGGGCTAAGCACAGCGCCGAAGCTTCGGATTTAATGGAAAAATCCATTAACTGGTAGGGGAGCGTTCCATACGGGACGAAGCAGGACTGTAAGGTTTTGTGGACTGTATGGAAGTGAGAATGACGGCATGAGTAGCGAAAAGTGTGCGAGAAACACACTCACCGAAAACCCAAGGATTCCTGGGGAAGGCTCATCCACCCAGGGTTAGGCGGGACCTAAGGCGAGGCCGAAAGGCGTAGTCGATGGACAACAGGTAGACAATCCTGTCCTTCGGACGATCGTTTGACTGATGGAGTGACGCAGAAAGCTATGTGCGCCGGGTGATGGAAGTCCCGGTCTAAAGAAGTAGGCTTGTGAGGGAGGCAAATCCCCCTTGCTTTAAGGCCGAGATCTGATGGGGTAGTGAATAATCACGAGAAGGCACAAATGCTCAGCTGCCGAGAAAAGCTTCTAGGGAGAGAGTTCGAACCCGTACTGAAAACCGACACAGGTGGGTTGGCTTAGAAGGCTAAGGTGAACGGGATAACCCTTGTTAAGGAACTCTGCAAGTTGACTCCGTAACTTCGGGAGAAGGAGTGGCTGGAGATGTTAATACTATACGTAAGAAGCATCTTTGGTTCGCAGAAACCAGGCTCAGGCGACTGTTTAACTAAAACACAGGACTCTGCTTAAGGCGCAAGCCGAAGTATAGGGTCTGACACCTGCCCGGTGCTGGAAGGTTAAAGGGAGAGGTTAGTCGCAAGGCGAAGCTTTGAACTGAAGCCCCAGTAAACGGCGGCCGTAACTATAACGGTCCTAAGGTAGCGAAATTCCTTGTCGGGTAAGTTCCGACCTGCACGAAAGGTGTAACGATCTGAGCGCTGTCTCAACAGGGGGCCCGGTGAAATTGTGGTACTGGTAAAGACGCCAGTTACCCGCAGTAGGACGGAAAGACCCCGTGGAGCTTTACTGTAACTTGATATTGGATTTCGGTACACTCTGTATAGGATAGGTGGGAGGCAGTGAAGGATGTGCGCCAGCGCATTTGGAGTCGCCCTTGGAATACCACCCTTGGTGTGCTGGGATTCTAACCGCTGCTGCTGAATCGCAGAGCGGGACATTGTCAGGCGGGCAGTTTGACTGGGGCGGTCGCCTCCCAAAGAGTAACGGAGGCGCGCGAAGGTCACCTCAGGGCGAATGGAAATCGCCTATTGAGCGTAAGGGTATAAGGTGGCTTAACTGTGAGACTGACAGGTCGAGCAGAAACGAAAGTTGGTCCTAGTGATCCGGTGGTCCTGAGTGGAAAGGCCATCGCTCATCGGATAAAAGCTACCCCGGGGATAACAGGCTGATGCCGCCCGAGAGTTCCTATCGACGGCGGCGTTTGGCACCTCGATGTCGGCTCATCGCATCCTGGGGCTGAAGCAGGTCCCAAGGGTTGGTCTGTTCGCCCATTAAAGCGGTACGTGAGCTGGGTTCAGAACGTCGTGAGACAGTTCGGTCCCTATCCACTGTGGGCGCAGGGTATTTGAGAGGATCTGTCCCTAGTACGAGAGGACCGGGATGGACGGACCGCTAGTGAACCGGTTGTTCCGCCAGGAGCATACGCCGGGTAGCCATGTTCGGATCGGATAACCGCTGAAGGCATCTAAGCGGGAAGCCGGCCTCAAGATGAGATACCCCATTGCATAAGCAAGTAAGGTGTCCGGAAGACTACCGGTTTGATAGGTTGGAGGTGTAAGCGGGTAACGCCCGTTGAGCTGACCAATACTAATACACCGAGGCCTTAACCTCATAAAATCCTTATTGACCTGATATTGGGTCATATTTGNNNNNNNNNNNNNNNNNNNNNNNNNNNNNNNNNNNNNNNNNNNNNNNNNNNNNNNNNNNNNNNNNNNNNNNNNNNNNNNNNNNNNNNNNNNNNNNNNNNNNNNNNNNNNNNNNNNNNNNNNNACAAAAAAGCTCCGTGCATAAGCACGGGGTTTTTTTGTTGGGAAGCTGCCGTAAGAACACCGGCGCGAAGTGCGACATAAACATGTCGCGGAAAGCGGTTGGGAAGCAATTGTTTAGGACCGTGGGGAATTACGGCATTGAGCCTGCCGCGGTGAATTTGCCGGGTGGTGCGTCCGGCGGAGAATTTGCGACATAAAGCGTCGCGGTGAATGAGACATTGGTGTTTGACCGTAAGCCTCTATCCTCGTCGTCCCCGAGTGCCTGTATCGGGGATCCAGTGTCTCTAGATTTATGCTGTTACTGACTTTTAGAACCTAACCCAAAGCCGCAGGATTTCCGATTTAAGCATTCGGGAACGACCGGGAATTGGCCCAACGGCTGCTACGACAGTGCTTTTGGTTCTTACGACTGTTCAGCAACCGTTGCCTGATCTTTTCCGACAGTGCAACGCAATTGGGGTTTAGAGCGAGTGATAACGACGCAACAAGCAGCGGAGCCTTCCGAAGGCGTATACTAATACGTCGAAGGAAGGCTCCGCAAGTGTTGCTAAGTCAGCGCCGCTATAAACCCCAATTGCACTAGAGGTAGAACAGTTGATTGCGACTGTTATACAAAGTCTTATATCCGAAATAGAGGGAGCCGAATACTGATAGGCATACTACCGCGCAGATCGCTATCATGATCGAGATCTGGTAGAGGATGGCGGTCGTTGGGAGCGTTCCCGACAGTATCTGGCCGGTCATCATTCCGGGCAGGGAGACTATGCCCATTCCAAGCATTGAATTTAGGGTGGGTAGAAGTGCGGTCTCAAGTGCCTGGTTTACCATTGGGAGCAGGATCTTCTGCGGTGTGACTCCGAGGTTTAGCAGGCTTTCCATCTGCTGGCGCTTTTCGCTGAGTGATTCGCAGAACGTCTTTGTGGCAAGATTTACACCGGTCATGGCATTGCCGATTATCATACCGCTCAGAGGGATGACATACTGCGGATTAAATATGCTTTGCCCCACGACAGCGGTCACGAAGAAAATCACTATGCCCAAACCTGAACAGGTTAGAGAAAGGGCTATCGCGATCTTGAATCCGGTGTTCATGCATTTGTTTTTCGAAAGTACCCTGTGGATCGCAAAAAGTATCATGCTTGTCAGATACATAAGTATGAATATCGGATGCGGATT
It encodes the following:
- a CDS encoding iron export ABC transporter permease subunit FetB, which encodes MREIAAISLVQFSLVYILLLVVLAVMKKAKINQTKLLFVASVRLTLQLTLAGFVLTYIFDNPHPIFILMYLTSMILFAIHRVLSKNKCMNTGFKIAIALSLTCSGLGIVIFFVTAVVGQSIFNPQYVIPLSGMIIGNAMTGVNLATKTFCESLSEKRQQMESLLNLGVTPQKILLPMVNQALETALLPTLNSMLGMGIVSLPGMMTGQILSGTLPTTAILYQISIMIAICAVVCLSVFGSLYFGYKTLYNSRNQLFYL